One stretch of Nicotiana tabacum cultivar K326 chromosome 18, ASM71507v2, whole genome shotgun sequence DNA includes these proteins:
- the LOC142172606 gene encoding uncharacterized protein LOC142172606, producing MATERIDHIHPLFLQPSDTPGLVLIPIQLTGFENYGIWSRTIKLALKAKGKLGFITGNCKKESFEEALHEEWETCNAIVHSWSMNSVSKDLVSGIIYASDVHAVWEDLKERFDKVNRVKIFRIHRAILRLSLGTDTVVVYFTKLKELWAEYNVLVPSQSCDCARAKEYSI from the coding sequence ATGGCGACGGAGAGGATAGATCATATACATCCACTGTTTCTTCAGCCTTCGGATACTCCAGGCTTGGTGTTGATTCCAATTCAGCTTACaggttttgaaaattatgggattTGGAGTAGAACGATAAAGTTAGCTCTAAAGGCCAAGGGAAAATTAGGGTTCATCACAGGAAATTGCAAAAAGGAGTCATTTGAGGAAGCTCTCCATGAGGAATGGGAGACCTGCAATGCAATAGTGCATTCCTGGAGTATGAACTCAGTCTCGAAGGACCTTGTTAGCGGAATTATTTATGCATCTGATGTGCATGCTGTATGGGAGGACCTTAAGGAACGATTTGATAAAGTGAATCGTGTAAAGATCTTCCGGATACACAGAGCAATTTTAAGGTTGTCACTGGGAACTGATACGGTTGTCGTCTATTTTACTAAGCTAAAAGAGCTTTGGGCAGAGTACAATGTGTTGGTACCTTCACAAAGCTGTGATTGTGCAAGGGCAAAGGAATATTCTATTTAA